The following are encoded in a window of Chlorocebus sabaeus isolate Y175 chromosome 10, mChlSab1.0.hap1, whole genome shotgun sequence genomic DNA:
- the LOC140712638 gene encoding uncharacterized protein, which yields MAWDLTVDHSTIISSLSSPNILERKVRYHTKLCGDQSQVITRVALPTGLGRSGRGRLGREGVKDSCCCVEAQTARICWQLEFRGRVKRRGGPDLGLSRQAAQTDLRSQRPLPAGVCASPSRPLAGRVWQSEGPGAAGLGEPGSPSCPLLPGDPRFQGTVLYPGPPSSRAQLLARPPRPAAPVSRPHGGPGASRAPQPRGGCCRAVPQQGPRGPSRAAPPPPPAPLPAARLRARRRPATRPLRRLAARLQLSQPRWGLTMLFKLVSKNSWAQAILLPQPPKELGPTTPTDSHGPETEPP from the exons ATGGCCTGGGACTTAACAGTTGATCACTCAACAATAATTTCCTCTCTCAGCTCCCCAAATATCCTGGAGAGAAAAGTCAGGTACCACACGAAGCTTTGTGGGGATCAAAGCCAGGTGATAACGCGCGTTGCCCTTCCCACAGGCCTGGGAAGGTCAGGGAGGGGCCGACTAGGAAGGGAAGGGGTCAAGGACAGCTGCTGCTGTGTGGAAGCTCAGACTGCACGGATCTGTT GGCAGTTGGAGTTTCGGGGCAGAGTGAAGAGGAGGGGAGGCCCGGACCTGGGCCTTTCCAGGCAGGCGGCCCAAACGGATCTACGCAGCCAGCGCCCCCTCCCAGCTGGGGTCTGCGCGTCCCCCTCCAGGCCGCTGGCGGGGAGAGTCTGGCAGTCTGAAGGCCCCGGGGCAGCAGGACTGGGAGAGCCGGGGTCTCCCTCCTGTCCCCTGCTCCCGGGAGACCCGCGTTTCCAGGGCACCGTCCTTTACCCGGGGCCGCCGTCCTCCCGGGCTCAGCTTCTGGCGAGACCACCGCGCCCCGCAGCGCCGGTGTCACGGCCCCACGGAGGGCCAGGAGCCTCCAGGGCGCCCCAGCCGCGGGGCGGCTGCTGCCGGGCGGTGCCACAGCAGGGCCCGCGCGGCCCATCCCGCGCCGCGCCCCCACCTCCGCCAGCACCGTTGCCAGCGGCCCGGCTGCGAGCCCGCCGGCGCCCGGCCACCCGCCCGCTGCGTCGCCTGGCGGCGCGCCTGCAGCTGAGTCAGCCT agatggggtctcactatgttgttcaagctggtctcaaaaaactcctgggctcaagcgatcctcctgcctcagcctcccaaagagctgggacccACAACTCCCACGGATTCCCATGGACCTGAGACAGAGCCTCCATAG
- the PROC gene encoding vitamin K-dependent protein C isoform X2 gives MWRLTSLLLFVATWGISSTPAPLDSVFSSSERAHQVLRIRKRANSFLEELRPSSLERECVEEICDFEEAKEIFQNVDDTLAFWSKHVDGDQCLVLPLEHPCSSLCCGHGTCIDGIGSFSCDCRSGWEGRFCQREVSFLNCSLDNGGCTHYCLEEVGWRRCSCAPGYKLGDDLLQCQPSVKFPCGRPWRRIEKKRSHLKRRDTEDQEDQVDPRLIDGKMTRRGDSPWQVVLLDSKKKLACGAVLIHPSWVLTAAHCMEESKKLLVRLGEYDLRRWEKWELDLNIEEVFIHPNYTKSTTDNDIALLRLAQPATLSQTIVPICLPDSGLAERELTQAGQETLVTGWGYHSSREKEAKRNRTFVLNFIKIPVVPRNECSEVMSNMVSENMLCAGILGDRRDACEGDSGGPMVASFHGTWFLVGLVSWGEGCGLLHNYGVYTKVSRYLDWIHGHIRDEEALAKSRAP, from the exons ATGTGGCGGCTCACAAGCCTTCTGCTGTTCGTGGCCACCTGGGGAATTTCCAGCACACCAGCTCCTCTCG ACTCAGTGTTCTCCAGCAGCGAGCGTGCCCACCAGGTGCTGCGGATCCGCAAACGCGCCAACTCCTTTCTGGAGGAGCTCCGTCCCAGCAGCCTGGAGCGGGAGTGCGTAGAGGAGATCTGTGACTTCGAGGAGGCCAAGGAAATTTTCCAAAATGTGGATGACACA CTGGCCTTCTGGTCCAAGCACGTCG ACGGTGACCAGTGCTTGGTCTTGCCCTTGGAGCACCCGTGCAGCAGCCTGTGCTGCGGGCACGGCACGTGCATCGATGGCATCGGCAGCTTCAGCTGCGACTGCCGCAGCGGCTGGGAGGGCCGCTTCTGCCAGCGCG AGGTGAGCTTCCTCAACTGCTCGCTGGACAACGGCGGCTGCACACACTACTGCCTAGAGGAGGTGGGCTGGCGGCGCTGCAGCTGCGCGCCCGGTTACAAGCTGGGGGACGACCTCCTGCAGTGCCAGCCCTCAG TGAAGTTCCCTTGCGGGAGGCCATGGAGGCGGATAGAGAAGAAGCGCAGTCACCTGAAACGACGAGACACGGAAGACCAAGAAGACCAAGTAGATCCGCGGCTCATTGATGGGAAGATGACCAGGCGGGGAGACAGCCCCTGGCAG GTGGTCCTGCTGGACTCAAAGAAGAAGCTGGCCTGCGGGGCAGTGCTCATCCACCCGTCCTGGGTGCTGACAGCGGCCCACTGCATGGAGGAGTCCAAGAAGCTCCTTGTCAGACTTG GAGAGTATGACCTGCGGCGCTGGGAGAAGTGGGAGCTGGACCTGAACATCGAGGAGGTCTTCATCCACCCCAACTACACCAAGAGCACCACCGACAATGACATCGcgctactgcgcctggcccagcccGCCACGCTCTCGCAGACCATTGTGCCCATCTGTCTCCCGGACAGCGGCCTTGCAGAGCGCGAGCTCACTCAGGCCGGCCAGGAGACCCTCGTGACGGGCTGGGGCTACCACAGCAGCCGAGAGAAGGAGGCCAAGAGAAATCGCACCTTCGTCCTCAACTTCATCAAAATTCCCGTGGTCCCGCGCAATGAGTGCAGCGAGGTCATGAGCAACATGGTGTCTGAGAACATGCTGTGTGCGGGCATCCTCGGGGACCGGAGGGACGCCTGCGAGGGCGACAGTGGGGGGCCCATGGTCGCCTCCTTCCATGGCACCTGGTTCCTGGTGGGCCTGGTGAGCTGGGGTGAGGGCTGTGGGCTCCTTCACAACTACGGCGTTTACACCAAAGTCAGCCGCTACCTGGACTGGATCCACGGGCACATCAGAGACGAGGAAGCCCTCGCCAAGAGCCGGGCACCTTAG
- the PROC gene encoding vitamin K-dependent protein C isoform X1 — MWRLTSLLLFVATWGISSTPAPLDSVFSSSERAHQVLRIRKRANSFLEELRPSSLERECVEEICDFEEAKEIFQNVDDTLAFWSKHVGECVLDPRLDYRRPCHSGSLAADPLPRLVSQTVTSAWSCPWSTRAAACAAGTARASMASAASAATAAAAGRAASASAVRGRGGAGGRWGEAGPGGGRGASASCPRPALPAEVSFLNCSLDNGGCTHYCLEEVGWRRCSCAPGYKLGDDLLQCQPSVKFPCGRPWRRIEKKRSHLKRRDTEDQEDQVDPRLIDGKMTRRGDSPWQVVLLDSKKKLACGAVLIHPSWVLTAAHCMEESKKLLVRLGEYDLRRWEKWELDLNIEEVFIHPNYTKSTTDNDIALLRLAQPATLSQTIVPICLPDSGLAERELTQAGQETLVTGWGYHSSREKEAKRNRTFVLNFIKIPVVPRNECSEVMSNMVSENMLCAGILGDRRDACEGDSGGPMVASFHGTWFLVGLVSWGEGCGLLHNYGVYTKVSRYLDWIHGHIRDEEALAKSRAP; from the exons ATGTGGCGGCTCACAAGCCTTCTGCTGTTCGTGGCCACCTGGGGAATTTCCAGCACACCAGCTCCTCTCG ACTCAGTGTTCTCCAGCAGCGAGCGTGCCCACCAGGTGCTGCGGATCCGCAAACGCGCCAACTCCTTTCTGGAGGAGCTCCGTCCCAGCAGCCTGGAGCGGGAGTGCGTAGAGGAGATCTGTGACTTCGAGGAGGCCAAGGAAATTTTCCAAAATGTGGATGACACA CTGGCCTTCTGGTCCAAGCACGTCGGTGAGTGCGTTCTAGACCCCCGGCTGGACTACCGGCGCCCGTGCCACTCGGGGTCTCTGGCCGCTGACCCCCTACCCCGCCTTGTGTCGCAGACGGTGACCAGTGCTTGGTCTTGCCCTTGGAGCACCCGTGCAGCAGCCTGTGCTGCGGGCACGGCACGTGCATCGATGGCATCGGCAGCTTCAGCTGCGACTGCCGCAGCGGCTGGGAGGGCCGCTTCTGCCAGCGCGGTGAGGGGGAGAGGGGGTGCGGGCGGGCGGTGGGGCGAGGCTGGGCCGGGTGGGGGGCGCGGCGCCAGCGCCAGCTGCCCGCGCCCTGCCCTGCCCGCAGAGGTGAGCTTCCTCAACTGCTCGCTGGACAACGGCGGCTGCACACACTACTGCCTAGAGGAGGTGGGCTGGCGGCGCTGCAGCTGCGCGCCCGGTTACAAGCTGGGGGACGACCTCCTGCAGTGCCAGCCCTCAG TGAAGTTCCCTTGCGGGAGGCCATGGAGGCGGATAGAGAAGAAGCGCAGTCACCTGAAACGACGAGACACGGAAGACCAAGAAGACCAAGTAGATCCGCGGCTCATTGATGGGAAGATGACCAGGCGGGGAGACAGCCCCTGGCAG GTGGTCCTGCTGGACTCAAAGAAGAAGCTGGCCTGCGGGGCAGTGCTCATCCACCCGTCCTGGGTGCTGACAGCGGCCCACTGCATGGAGGAGTCCAAGAAGCTCCTTGTCAGACTTG GAGAGTATGACCTGCGGCGCTGGGAGAAGTGGGAGCTGGACCTGAACATCGAGGAGGTCTTCATCCACCCCAACTACACCAAGAGCACCACCGACAATGACATCGcgctactgcgcctggcccagcccGCCACGCTCTCGCAGACCATTGTGCCCATCTGTCTCCCGGACAGCGGCCTTGCAGAGCGCGAGCTCACTCAGGCCGGCCAGGAGACCCTCGTGACGGGCTGGGGCTACCACAGCAGCCGAGAGAAGGAGGCCAAGAGAAATCGCACCTTCGTCCTCAACTTCATCAAAATTCCCGTGGTCCCGCGCAATGAGTGCAGCGAGGTCATGAGCAACATGGTGTCTGAGAACATGCTGTGTGCGGGCATCCTCGGGGACCGGAGGGACGCCTGCGAGGGCGACAGTGGGGGGCCCATGGTCGCCTCCTTCCATGGCACCTGGTTCCTGGTGGGCCTGGTGAGCTGGGGTGAGGGCTGTGGGCTCCTTCACAACTACGGCGTTTACACCAAAGTCAGCCGCTACCTGGACTGGATCCACGGGCACATCAGAGACGAGGAAGCCCTCGCCAAGAGCCGGGCACCTTAG